Within Citromicrobium bathyomarinum, the genomic segment GCAGCCGGGCGATGATTCCCCGACAGGCCGAGCCCGCCGAAGGGCTGCTTCGAGGAGGCGCCGTTGGTCGGCTGGTTCCAGTTGACGATGCCGGCGCGGATATTGGCCCAGAAGTGGTTGTAGTCTTCCGGAGCACCACCGATCAGCGAGGCCGACAGGCCGAAGCGCGTGTTGTTCGCCTCGGCAATAGCAGCGTCCAGATCGGTCACCTTGATCACCTGCAGCAGCGGGCCGAACAGCTCGACATCGGGGCGCTCTTCCATCGCGGTCGTGTCGATCAGCGCGGGCGTGACGAAGGGCTTGTCCTCCTGCGGCCGCTTGAGGTGGCGAATTGCCTTGCCGCCGTTGGAAAGCAGATAGAGGAAGCTCTCCGCCAGCTGGTCGGCTGCCTGGTTGTCGATCACGCAGCCCATAAAGGGGGCGGGGTCGGCAAAAGGCTCGTCGACGATGATTTTGGGGATCAGGTCTTTCACGGCCTGAACCGTCGCATCATACATGTCTTCGGTCACGATCAGTCGCCGCGCTGCGGTGCAGCGCTGGCCTGCGGTGGTGAAGGCGGAGCGGGCGATCAGCAGCGCCGCATCCTCCACCTTGGGTGTCTTCATGACGACGATCGGGTTGTTGCCACCCATTTCAAGCGCCAGGATCTTGCCGGGATTGGTCGCGCATTTGCGGTTGATCGCGATCCCCGCCTGCGCGCTGCCGGTGAACAGCACGCCGTCGACTTCGGGATGCGCAACCAGAGCCTTGCCTTCGTCCGGCCCGCCGATCAGCGCCTGGACGACATGCTTGTCGATCCCGGCGCGGTGGAAGCATTCGACCAGCAGTGCGCCTACTGCCGGGGTCTTCTCGCTCGGCTTGAAGACCACCGTGTTGCCCGCGATCAATGCAGGGACGATGTGACCGTTGGGCAGGTGCGCGGGGAAATTGTAGGGGCCGAGCACGGCCATGATGCCGTGCGGCTTGTGACGCACGGCGGAACTGCCGCCCAGCGCGCTGTCGAGCTTCTTCTGGCCGGTGCGTTCGAGATAGGAATTGATCGAAATCTCAACCTTGCCGATGACCGCTTCGACCTCGGTCTTGGCTTCCCACAGCGGCTTGCCGGTTTCGCGAGCGATCAGCTCTGCGAATTCGTCGGTCGCGGCGAGCACTTCGTTGGCGAAGCGGCGGACC encodes:
- the astD gene encoding succinylglutamate-semialdehyde dehydrogenase, whose product is MVSFEPATGRELFRSSIGDVDEAVARAREAFPGWASRPVANRMELVRRFANEVLAATDEFAELIARETGKPLWEAKTEVEAVIGKVEISINSYLERTGQKKLDSALGGSSAVRHKPHGIMAVLGPYNFPAHLPNGHIVPALIAGNTVVFKPSEKTPAVGALLVECFHRAGIDKHVVQALIGGPDEGKALVAHPEVDGVLFTGSAQAGIAINRKCATNPGKILALEMGGNNPIVVMKTPKVEDAALLIARSAFTTAGQRCTAARRLIVTEDMYDATVQAVKDLIPKIIVDEPFADPAPFMGCVIDNQAADQLAESFLYLLSNGGKAIRHLKRPQEDKPFVTPALIDTTAMEERPDVELFGPLLQVIKVTDLDAAIAEANNTRFGLSASLIGGAPEDYNHFWANIRAGIVNWNQPTNGASSKQPFGGLGLSGNHRPAAYYAADYCAYPVASSEIGQPRASMGVGFKTD